In Helianthus annuus cultivar XRQ/B chromosome 9, HanXRQr2.0-SUNRISE, whole genome shotgun sequence, the following are encoded in one genomic region:
- the LOC110895179 gene encoding BTB/POZ domain-containing protein NPY3 gives MKFMKLGSKPDLFQSNGENTRYVATDLAADMIVSVGDVKFYVHKFPLLSKSARLQKLVAVSENGNNEEIEINDIPGGPTAFEICAKFCYGMTVTLNAYNVVMARCAAEYLEMYETVDKGNLVYKIEVFLNSSVFRTWKDSIIVFQSTKGLVPWSDELKVVSHCLESIASKVSVDTSKVEWSYTYNRKKQQVMVPKDWWVEDLCDLSSDLYKRVMIAIKAKGKTSSDVVGECLRFYVQKRLPWFGKRNRKNDGDGVKARSLIEMITELLPDENESVSCGFLVHLLHACVRLECGGTRKKELMRRIGNQLQNATISDIVILDVDLVQELVAIFMMRDQNNEIELSEVRHVDSDAKVSVAKIIDGYLAEIAKEPNTSLLKFADLGDMVSSLPRSTHDGIYRAIDMYLKEHPGIGKSEKKRICRLMDCRKLSPDACKHAVQNERLPLRVVVQVLFFEQLRVTSSGGMAAEAAMGLAPGGSSRTNTEEEWGSVPTSEELKALKGEVEKDGEKMNKAKGAVISKRIFMKVFSSKDKDSDNGSSDTSESRSTNAEETKSGTPTSRSQRHSLS, from the exons ATGAAGTTCATGAAACTTGGATCAAAACCGGATTTGTTTCAGTCCAATGGCGAAAATACTCG ATATGTTGCAACTGATCTGGCTGCTGATATGATTGTAAGCGTTGGAGACGTTAAATTTTACGTCCACAAG TTTCCGTTGCTGTCCAAGAGCGCCCGTTTGCAGAAACTGGTTGCCGTTTCAGAAAATGGAAACAATGAAGAAATCGAAATCAACGATATCCCCGGTGGGCCCACTGCATTTGAAATCTGTGCTAAGTTTTGCTACGGCATGACTGTCACACTCAACGCATACAACGTGGTCATGGCTCGATGTGCAGCCGAGTATCTAGAAATGTACGAAACTGTCGACAAAGGAAATCTTGTTTACAAAATCGAAGTGTTTCTGAATTCAAGCGTTTTCAGAACATGGAAAGATTCGATTATTGTTTTCCAATCAACAAAGGGTCTTGTTCCATGGTCTGACGAACTAAAAGTGGTCAGCCATTGTTTAGAGTCGATAGCTTCAAAAGTTTCGGTTGATACGTCTAAAGTCGAATGGTCGTATACTTATAATAGAAAAAAACAACAAGTTATGGTTCCAAAAGATTGGTGGGTGGAAGATTTATGTGATCTTTCAAGTGATTTGTATAAACGAGTTATGATCGCGATTAAGGCGAAGGGGAAAACGAGTTCAGATGTTGTCGGTGAATGTTTAAGATTTTACGTGCAAAAAAGATTACCTTGGTTTGGGAAAAGAAACCGTAAAAACGACGGGGATGGTGTAAAAGCCCGTTCGTTGATTGAAATGATAACCGAACTTTTACCGGATGAAAATGAAAGTGTTTCTTGCGGGTTTTTGGTTCATTTATTGCACGCATGTGTGCGTTTAGAGTGTGGAGGAACACGCAAGAAGGAATTGATGAGAAGGATTGGGAATCAGCTGCAGAATGCAACGATTTCCGATATTGTGATTCTAGATGTTGATTTGGTTCAAGAACTGGTTGCTATATTTATGATGCGGGATCAAAACAATGAAATTGAGTTATCGGAAGTCAGACATGTTGACTCAGATGCGAAAGTCAGCGTTGCCAAGATTATCGATGGTTACCTTGCTGAAATCGCAAAGGAGCCGAATACCTCGTTGCTAAAGTTTGCCGATCTTGGGGATATGGTGTCAAGTTTACCAAGATCGACGCATGATGGGATTTATCGTGCAATCGACATGTATCTTAAG GAACACCCTGGGATAGGAAAGAGCGAAAAGAAACGAATATGCAGGCTAATGGATTGCAGAAAATTGTCACCGGATGCTTGCAAGCACGCGGTTCAAAACGAGCGGCTCCCTTTACGGGTGGTGGTGCAAGTCCTCTTTTTTGAGCAGTTAAGAGTCACATCAAGCGGTGGGATGGCGGCGGAAGCCGCCATGGGTCTGGCGCCAGGTGGAAGCTCGAGAACTAATACGGAAGAAGAATGGGGATCGGTTCCTACAAGTGAGGAGCTCAAGGCACTTAAAGGAGAGGTGGAGAAAGATGGCGAAAAGATGAATAAAGCGAAGGGGGCGGTGATATCGAAACGAATATTTATGAAGGTGTTTTCTAGCAAGGACAAGGATAGTGATAACGGGAGTTCGGATACATCGGAGAGTCGTTCGACAAATGCTGAGGAGACAAAGTCGGGCACGCCGACATCGAGGAGCCAGAGGCATTCTTTGTCGTAG